The proteins below are encoded in one region of Metabacillus dongyingensis:
- a CDS encoding DUF2089 domain-containing protein: MAYPLLTNCPVCSESLKITKLQCGHCQTTIENEFEASKLSALGQEQLHFIETFLKCRGNIKEVEKELGISYPTVRGKLDDIISILGYNAQKKPGVDKKKIVGLLEKGEITAEEAIRLLKEGEAE, encoded by the coding sequence ATGGCATATCCTTTACTCACAAATTGTCCGGTTTGCAGCGAATCATTAAAAATTACAAAGCTACAATGCGGACATTGTCAGACAACAATAGAAAATGAATTTGAAGCTTCAAAACTGTCTGCTTTAGGTCAGGAACAACTGCATTTTATTGAAACTTTCCTTAAATGCCGCGGGAATATAAAAGAAGTGGAGAAGGAATTAGGCATTTCCTATCCAACGGTCAGGGGTAAATTAGATGATATCATTTCCATCCTAGGATATAACGCACAAAAGAAACCGGGAGTCGATAAGAAAAAGATTGTTGGCCTTTTAGAAAAGGGAGAAATTACAGCGGAAGAAGCAATCCGTTTATTAAAAGAGGGGGAAGCAGAATGA
- a CDS encoding D-2-hydroxyacid dehydrogenase — MKILSTVKLPVYLKEELVNEFPDLDFNFDNRINDVLNEVKEAEVILTYGEDLTADIIGQAKELKWLMVSSAGMDKLPFDALIHQKILVTNSKGVHKIPMAEYTISMMLQISRESQQLRENQQERKWDRRVKMHELHGKKIFILGAGAIGTEIARLAKAFGMKTEGMNRSGRIVEYFDKIHTYNGLEEGMRKADFVVSVLPSTKETKELLNYKAFSWMKPAGIFINIGRGDAVCEADLVKALNEGKLKHAVLDVFEEEPLRENHPFWRMKNVTVTPHLSGITENYLPRAMDIFKRNLALYIDGDYSSMENAIDLKQGY, encoded by the coding sequence TTGAAGATTTTATCAACGGTAAAGCTGCCTGTTTATTTAAAGGAAGAATTAGTAAATGAATTTCCTGATTTGGATTTTAATTTTGACAACAGGATAAATGATGTCCTTAATGAGGTAAAAGAAGCTGAAGTGATTTTGACATACGGGGAAGATCTGACAGCTGACATTATTGGGCAGGCAAAAGAACTGAAATGGCTGATGGTTTCGTCTGCAGGGATGGACAAGCTCCCTTTTGATGCTTTAATACATCAAAAAATACTGGTAACCAACTCTAAAGGCGTGCATAAGATTCCAATGGCTGAGTATACAATCTCAATGATGCTGCAAATTTCAAGAGAGTCACAGCAGCTGCGCGAGAATCAGCAGGAGAGAAAATGGGACCGCAGAGTCAAAATGCATGAACTCCATGGGAAAAAGATCTTTATATTAGGAGCAGGTGCAATCGGAACTGAAATTGCAAGGCTCGCAAAAGCTTTCGGGATGAAAACGGAAGGGATGAACAGATCCGGGAGAATCGTTGAATATTTTGATAAAATTCATACATACAATGGTTTAGAAGAAGGAATGAGAAAAGCAGACTTTGTTGTTTCTGTTCTCCCTAGTACAAAAGAAACAAAAGAGTTGTTGAATTATAAAGCATTCAGCTGGATGAAACCAGCAGGCATATTTATTAATATCGGACGCGGAGATGCTGTATGCGAAGCGGATTTAGTAAAAGCATTAAACGAGGGAAAGCTTAAGCATGCAGTGCTTGATGTGTTCGAAGAGGAGCCATTGAGAGAAAATCATCCATTCTGGAGAATGAAGAATGTCACAGTAACACCGCATTTGTCGGGCATAACTGAGAACTATCTACCAAGAGCGATGGATATCTTTAAGAGAAATTTGGCGTTATATATAGATGGAGATTATTCATCCATGGAAAATGCAATCGATCTAAAACAAGGATACTGA
- a CDS encoding nucleotidyltransferase-like protein — protein sequence MENLLRPIYQERASHPDTLAIVMIEKRNQTSPLTDNLDVALLVIVKEAKQPVYIKHYEFDNQKASLNIVTDEQIQQWILLGTNRRIVEWILNGKVLFDRNEYLGKLLDRLKMFPFSERRLKIGLEYGKLIRRYLEGKVFFESKQFLDAYNHIVHALHHLARLEVIDHGFYPEVTVWNQVRQMEPQVYKLYKELVESEESLEKRLELLFLASDFLIHSKSEIGAGHLLSILSEKEVWHYAELLEHPEAKYYSVDLSVLLEFLVDKNFVEVVQIETKGQRIFHRGYSVTKKY from the coding sequence ATGGAAAATCTTCTCCGTCCTATTTATCAAGAGAGAGCAAGTCATCCAGACACATTAGCAATCGTCATGATTGAAAAGAGAAACCAAACATCACCGCTTACAGATAATTTGGATGTCGCGCTGCTTGTTATTGTAAAAGAAGCGAAGCAGCCTGTTTATATTAAGCATTATGAATTTGATAATCAAAAGGCTTCACTTAATATTGTGACTGATGAACAGATTCAGCAGTGGATCCTGCTTGGAACAAACCGGCGCATTGTAGAATGGATTTTAAACGGGAAAGTTCTCTTTGACAGAAATGAATACCTTGGCAAGCTTTTGGATCGTCTAAAAATGTTTCCTTTCTCAGAACGCAGATTAAAAATCGGCCTCGAGTATGGCAAGCTTATTAGAAGATACTTGGAAGGCAAGGTGTTTTTTGAATCAAAGCAGTTCCTTGATGCGTACAATCATATCGTTCACGCCCTTCATCATCTGGCCAGACTTGAAGTGATTGATCATGGATTTTATCCTGAGGTTACGGTCTGGAATCAAGTGAGGCAGATGGAACCGCAGGTTTATAAGCTGTATAAAGAGCTGGTTGAAAGTGAAGAGTCATTAGAAAAAAGACTTGAACTCCTCTTTTTGGCGAGTGATTTCCTGATTCACTCCAAATCAGAAATTGGTGCAGGACATCTGTTAAGCATCCTTTCTGAAAAAGAAGTGTGGCACTATGCAGAGCTTCTCGAGCATCCGGAAGCTAAATATTATTCGGTAGACTTAAGTGTGTTATTAGAGTTTCTTGTAGATAAAAATTTCGTTGAAGTTGTTCAGATTGAAACGAAAGGACAAAGGATTTTCCATCGCGGATATTCTGTTACAAAAAAGTATTGA
- a CDS encoding GH32 C-terminal domain-containing protein, translated as MLHGKLHLSSTFDRSKSGDISFSDKFSAYHETRVTPKKKRVKQSIFVDEFSIEVFGNDSLSVFQNVVFPDGASDGQSFYSKGVPFKIRL; from the coding sequence ATGCTCCATGGGAAACTCCATCTATCTTCCACCTTTGATCGTTCTAAATCAGGAGACATCAGTTTTTCTGATAAGTTTTCCGCCTATCATGAAACAAGAGTTACGCCAAAGAAAAAACGAGTGAAACAGAGTATTTTCGTAGACGAATTTTCCATTGAGGTATTCGGAAACGACAGCCTTTCCGTATTCCAAAATGTTGTGTTTCCGGACGGAGCAAGTGATGGCCAGAGCTTTTACAGCAAGGGCGTTCCGTTCAAGATCAGACTATAA
- the modA gene encoding molybdate ABC transporter substrate-binding protein, producing the protein MLKKYLTFLISIVFLTSCASQQSGPEKKTVLLVSAAVSLKDSLNEIKEQFEEENPSIEVRYNFSSTGALKRQIEQGAPVDVFFSASKDLFEQLGKKGLLNESLQMDCLGNSLVLITSKENETLKMQDLASGDIGKIAIGTPETVPAGKYAKEALVHDDLWERNKDRIVYAKDVRQVLSYVETGNVHAGIVYKTDAATSEKVNQTPIEPASYESIIYPAGVLEETEHEREAEVFFRFLQKEQSIKVFEQQGFKVLHKGDRDVE; encoded by the coding sequence GTGCTGAAAAAATACCTGACTTTTCTTATTAGTATAGTTTTCTTAACATCATGCGCCTCTCAGCAGAGCGGACCTGAAAAGAAAACCGTTTTGCTTGTTTCGGCTGCAGTAAGTTTAAAAGATTCATTGAATGAGATAAAAGAACAATTTGAGGAAGAGAATCCTTCTATTGAAGTTCGCTATAATTTCAGTTCGACCGGCGCTCTAAAGCGTCAAATAGAACAAGGGGCTCCGGTAGATGTCTTTTTTTCTGCTTCAAAAGATCTTTTTGAACAGCTGGGTAAAAAGGGTTTACTAAATGAATCCCTTCAAATGGATTGTTTGGGAAACAGCTTAGTGCTTATTACAAGTAAAGAGAATGAAACATTAAAAATGCAGGATCTCGCATCAGGTGATATTGGCAAGATAGCAATAGGCACACCGGAAACGGTTCCTGCCGGCAAGTATGCGAAAGAAGCTCTTGTGCATGATGATTTGTGGGAAAGAAATAAAGATCGAATAGTATATGCCAAAGATGTGCGACAGGTCCTGTCCTATGTTGAAACAGGCAATGTTCATGCGGGAATTGTATACAAAACAGATGCCGCGACTTCAGAAAAAGTGAATCAGACCCCGATAGAACCGGCCTCTTATGAGAGTATTATCTATCCGGCCGGTGTGCTGGAGGAAACTGAACACGAAAGAGAAGCCGAAGTTTTTTTTCGTTTTCTGCAGAAAGAACAATCGATAAAAGTATTTGAGCAGCAGGGATTTAAGGTGCTTCATAAAGGTGATCGCGATGTGGAGTGA
- the modB gene encoding molybdate ABC transporter permease subunit codes for MWSEFSQPIALSLQVAVVSSVIVVLSGTFIGRIMARTSFKGKTVIETFLMLPLVLPPTVVGFLLIVIFGMNSPAGQLIERIAGFPVIFTWWAAVIAACVVSFPLMYQASKLGFQIIDREIEDASRVDGADERQVFRHVSIPLAIPSLVTGAVLAFTRALGEFGASLMFAGNIPGQTQTAATAIYVAIDSGDMTIAWLWAGALVLLSFSLLFAVQLIRK; via the coding sequence ATGTGGAGTGAATTCAGTCAGCCTATTGCGCTGTCGCTTCAGGTTGCAGTGGTATCTAGTGTAATAGTCGTATTAAGCGGAACTTTTATTGGCAGGATCATGGCAAGAACCTCGTTTAAAGGGAAGACAGTGATTGAGACATTCCTCATGCTGCCGCTTGTTCTCCCGCCTACGGTTGTTGGATTTCTCCTGATTGTCATTTTCGGAATGAATAGCCCGGCTGGTCAACTTATTGAACGCATTGCAGGATTTCCAGTTATTTTCACCTGGTGGGCAGCCGTTATTGCGGCATGCGTAGTTTCTTTTCCGCTTATGTATCAGGCTTCTAAGCTTGGCTTTCAAATAATTGATCGTGAAATCGAAGATGCTTCGAGGGTAGATGGAGCGGATGAACGCCAGGTTTTCAGGCATGTTTCGATCCCGCTCGCGATTCCGTCACTCGTCACGGGGGCGGTTCTTGCGTTTACAAGAGCTCTCGGTGAGTTCGGGGCAAGCCTGATGTTTGCAGGGAATATTCCGGGGCAGACACAGACGGCTGCAACTGCTATATATGTTGCAATCGATTCAGGGGATATGACGATCGCGTGGCTTTGGGCTGGAGCGCTTGTCTTGCTTTCGTTCAGTCTTTTGTTCGCTGTCCAGCTTATAAGAAAATAG
- a CDS encoding carbohydrate ABC transporter permease has protein sequence MGNRYTSRTFILEIIAIAVALIFLVPFYFVLINSVKPFAAILIDAAAWPKEFMFSNYAKVWEIINFPRAFWNSLVITVFSNIGLVIISSMAAWKMVRTPGKFSKILFILFVAAMVIPFQTVMIPLMKLGGTLGITNSIPGLIMMYFGFGVPLSLFLYHGFVKTVPVEIEESAKIDGCSEFGVFWRIVFPLLKPITVTVVILNTLWIWNDYLLPLLVLQDAELRTIPLAASSFFAQYTKQWDMGLAALVLGITPVVIFFLFLQKHIIKGIASGSIK, from the coding sequence ATGGGTAACCGGTATACAAGCAGGACGTTTATATTAGAGATAATAGCCATTGCCGTCGCGCTCATTTTCCTTGTTCCTTTTTACTTCGTGCTGATCAACTCTGTCAAGCCGTTTGCGGCAATCCTCATTGATGCTGCAGCATGGCCGAAGGAATTCATGTTTTCTAACTATGCCAAGGTGTGGGAGATCATCAACTTCCCTCGTGCATTCTGGAACTCCCTTGTGATTACAGTTTTCAGTAACATTGGTTTAGTTATCATTAGTTCGATGGCTGCATGGAAAATGGTCCGCACGCCAGGAAAGTTCAGCAAGATTTTATTCATTCTCTTCGTAGCTGCCATGGTCATCCCGTTTCAGACGGTCATGATCCCGCTTATGAAGCTTGGCGGTACGCTCGGGATAACAAATAGTATTCCAGGCTTAATCATGATGTATTTTGGATTTGGTGTTCCGCTGTCGCTGTTCTTATATCATGGATTCGTAAAAACAGTTCCTGTGGAAATTGAAGAATCAGCGAAAATAGACGGATGCAGCGAGTTCGGAGTATTTTGGAGAATTGTTTTCCCTCTCCTAAAACCGATTACTGTCACGGTCGTTATTTTGAATACACTATGGATCTGGAATGATTATCTGCTTCCATTGCTGGTTCTTCAGGATGCAGAGCTGCGGACGATTCCGCTTGCAGCAAGCTCATTCTTTGCTCAATATACGAAGCAGTGGGATATGGGTCTTGCCGCGTTAGTGCTTGGTATTACACCAGTGGTCATCTTCTTCTTATTCTTACAGAAGCACATAATCAAGGGAATTGCTTCTGGCTCGATCAAGTAG
- a CDS encoding carbohydrate ABC transporter permease, whose product METKIQTDPVSTKSHMEAVPKKKFKYKSLLTYAAFVGPALLFFLVIQILPFLMGLYYSFTSWNGVSSAVEWVGIENYKKIFTNDPAFFNSFMFTTKFMFAAVIISNLIGFAFALILNAALKTKNILRTVFFIPNVIGGLLLGFIWQFIFVKGFASIGNMTGIEFFKMPWLGDETTAFWGIVIVFAWQTSGYMMVIYIAALQGVDNSLLEAAKMDGASSFTLLTKIIIPLILPAFTICLFLTISMAFKIFDLNISLTGGGPFNSTQSVAINIYQEAFQNNRYGLGTAKSILFFVVVAIFTTVQVMMTKKREVEA is encoded by the coding sequence TTGGAAACGAAAATTCAAACGGATCCGGTAAGCACGAAATCTCATATGGAGGCAGTACCTAAAAAGAAATTTAAGTATAAGAGTTTACTAACATACGCTGCCTTTGTTGGACCGGCACTTTTATTTTTCTTAGTTATTCAAATTCTTCCGTTCTTAATGGGTCTTTATTATTCATTTACTTCATGGAATGGAGTCAGCTCGGCTGTTGAGTGGGTAGGAATTGAGAATTATAAGAAGATCTTTACGAACGATCCGGCCTTTTTTAATTCTTTTATGTTTACGACGAAATTTATGTTTGCGGCTGTTATTATTAGTAACTTAATAGGTTTTGCGTTTGCGCTGATTTTAAATGCTGCGCTAAAAACCAAGAACATATTGCGGACCGTGTTTTTCATTCCTAACGTGATCGGCGGGTTATTGCTCGGATTTATCTGGCAGTTTATTTTTGTAAAAGGATTTGCTTCGATCGGGAACATGACGGGCATCGAATTTTTCAAAATGCCGTGGCTTGGGGATGAAACGACAGCGTTCTGGGGAATTGTCATCGTATTTGCATGGCAGACCAGCGGTTATATGATGGTCATCTATATTGCAGCGCTTCAAGGTGTGGATAATTCACTGCTGGAGGCTGCGAAAATGGATGGTGCATCAAGCTTCACACTTTTAACAAAAATCATTATTCCTTTGATATTACCGGCATTTACGATTTGTCTGTTCTTAACGATTTCGATGGCATTCAAGATCTTTGACCTGAATATTTCCCTGACAGGCGGGGGGCCATTCAATTCAACTCAGTCTGTAGCGATTAACATTTATCAGGAAGCCTTCCAGAACAACCGTTATGGATTAGGTACAGCGAAGTCCATTCTGTTCTTTGTAGTAGTTGCAATCTTTACTACAGTTCAGGTAATGATGACGAAGAAGAGGGAGGTTGAGGCTTAA
- a CDS encoding glutamate-1-semialdehyde 2,1-aminomutase, with product MKFTKSEELHEEALQHIVGGVNSPSRSYKAVGGGSPVVMERAKGAYFWDVDGNKYIDYLAAYGPIITGHAHPHITKAIQKAAEDGVLYGTPTPHEVKFAKMLKEAMPAMDKVRFVNSGTEAVMTTIRVARAYTGRDKIIKFAGCYHGHSDLVLVAAGSGPSTLGTPDSAGVPKSIANEVITVPFNDIEPFKEALEKWGDEVAAVLVEPIVGNFGIVEPYPGFLEAINELTHDAGALVIYDEVITAFRFMYGGAQDMLGVTPDLTALGKIIGGGLPIGAYGGKKEIMEQVAPLGPAYQAGTMAGNPASILSGIACLEVLQEKGVYENLDRLGQILEEGIQKHAETYQIPITMNRLKGALTIYFTTEKVVNYEQAERTDGEMFAKFFKLMLHEGVNLAPSKYEAWFLTTAHTEEDIKDTLLAVERSFNKLHNV from the coding sequence ATGAAATTCACTAAATCTGAAGAGCTTCACGAAGAAGCGTTGCAGCATATTGTAGGCGGGGTTAATAGTCCTTCCCGTTCTTATAAAGCGGTAGGCGGCGGATCTCCAGTCGTGATGGAAAGAGCAAAAGGAGCTTATTTCTGGGATGTTGACGGCAATAAGTACATAGACTACCTGGCAGCATACGGCCCAATTATTACCGGACATGCTCACCCCCACATTACGAAGGCCATTCAAAAAGCAGCAGAAGATGGCGTGCTTTACGGAACTCCGACTCCCCATGAGGTGAAGTTCGCTAAAATGCTGAAAGAGGCAATGCCGGCAATGGACAAGGTACGTTTTGTCAACTCCGGAACAGAGGCCGTTATGACAACAATCCGGGTTGCAAGGGCGTATACAGGCCGGGATAAAATCATTAAATTTGCAGGATGCTACCATGGCCACTCAGATCTTGTGCTTGTTGCGGCGGGCTCCGGACCTTCGACTCTCGGCACACCCGACTCTGCAGGGGTTCCAAAAAGCATTGCAAATGAAGTGATCACGGTTCCTTTTAATGATATTGAACCTTTTAAAGAAGCACTTGAGAAATGGGGAGACGAGGTTGCAGCTGTTCTGGTTGAGCCAATCGTAGGAAACTTCGGGATTGTCGAACCTTACCCAGGTTTTTTAGAAGCAATTAACGAGCTTACTCATGATGCCGGAGCACTTGTCATCTATGATGAAGTCATCACAGCTTTCCGCTTTATGTACGGAGGTGCACAGGATATGCTTGGTGTCACACCCGACTTGACTGCCCTTGGGAAAATCATTGGCGGCGGTCTGCCAATTGGTGCATACGGCGGAAAAAAAGAAATCATGGAACAAGTTGCACCTCTTGGTCCTGCCTATCAAGCCGGAACAATGGCAGGCAACCCCGCTTCTATCTTATCAGGGATCGCCTGTCTTGAAGTGCTTCAGGAAAAAGGGGTATATGAAAATCTCGATAGACTTGGACAAATACTTGAAGAAGGCATTCAAAAACATGCAGAAACCTATCAAATTCCAATTACGATGAACCGGTTAAAAGGTGCTTTGACCATCTACTTTACGACAGAGAAGGTTGTCAATTATGAACAGGCGGAAAGAACGGATGGCGAAATGTTCGCCAAGTTCTTTAAATTGATGCTTCATGAAGGGGTTAATCTTGCTCCTTCTAAGTACGAGGCATGGTTCCTTACAACAGCTCATACAGAAGAAGATATCAAGGATACATTGCTTGCAGTCGAGCGCTCATTCAATAAATTGCATAATGTATAA
- the perR gene encoding peroxide-responsive transcriptional repressor PerR, with protein MSEHQLKEALDTLKQTGVRITPQRHAILEYLIQSMTHPTADDIYKSLESKFPNMSVATVYNNLRVFREVGLVKELTYGDASSRFDFVTTEHYHVICEKCGKIVDFHYPGLDEVEHLASHVTGFKVSHHRMEIYGVCGSCEKKEAH; from the coding sequence ATGTCTGAACATCAGTTAAAAGAAGCACTTGACACGCTGAAGCAGACTGGAGTGCGCATTACTCCCCAGCGTCATGCCATTTTAGAATACCTTATTCAATCTATGACTCACCCTACAGCTGATGATATTTATAAATCCTTGGAAAGCAAATTTCCAAATATGAGCGTTGCAACGGTCTATAACAATTTGCGTGTATTTCGCGAGGTAGGCCTTGTCAAAGAATTAACATACGGGGATGCTTCGAGCAGATTTGATTTTGTCACAACGGAGCATTACCATGTTATTTGTGAAAAATGCGGAAAGATTGTAGATTTTCATTATCCGGGACTAGATGAGGTAGAACATCTTGCTTCACACGTGACAGGTTTTAAAGTAAGTCACCATCGCATGGAGATCTACGGAGTGTGCGGAAGCTGCGAAAAGAAAGAAGCGCATTAA
- a CDS encoding RICIN domain-containing protein — protein sequence MQVWEYLDCGNQQWRITARWDETYRLRAVNSGPAPVEIVMNFTFEVLLVA from the coding sequence GTGCAAGTTTGGGAGTACCTGGACTGCGGCAACCAGCAATGGAGAATAACCGCTCGGTGGGATGAAACGTATCGTTTAAGAGCTGTCAACAGCGGTCCAGCACCAGTTGAAATCGTCATGAACTTTACTTTTGAAGTTCTTCTAGTTGCTTGA
- a CDS encoding glycosyltransferase has translation MGEKLKILVIMKHFQKQFPTYQSLYETITELEKQAEIKYWDKDGDIHDILKTLNFLPDFILQYDVAWNHAFSPKVNGLGEVDIPKGCIVIDIHYSPQIRNQYFNDTKIDLIFSLTKSAFLNRFEQYRNKFKWFPFAVNPMIYKDWKMDKKINFLLMGQVHDREGRAIDVPKTPRGKYPFREEVLIKMRDVEGFVFNPHPGQATRSKNAIINEKYAQEINKSKIFFTCGSIYNYPVQKFFEAPACRSLMLAEPADDISELGFKDGHNFVSCNKDNFYEKAMYYLKNEEKRQEITDNGYTFIHQHHTNKERIKRLLQDIQQFIESKKNTS, from the coding sequence TTGGGAGAAAAACTTAAGATTCTTGTGATTATGAAACACTTTCAAAAACAGTTTCCGACTTATCAATCTCTTTATGAAACGATAACTGAGCTGGAAAAACAGGCTGAGATTAAATACTGGGATAAAGATGGCGATATTCATGATATCCTGAAAACATTGAATTTTTTACCGGATTTTATTCTTCAATATGACGTAGCCTGGAATCACGCTTTCTCACCAAAGGTAAACGGACTTGGTGAAGTCGACATACCAAAAGGCTGCATTGTCATAGATATCCATTATTCCCCTCAAATAAGGAATCAATATTTTAATGATACGAAAATAGATCTTATCTTTTCACTGACTAAATCAGCTTTTTTAAACAGGTTCGAACAGTATAGAAATAAATTTAAATGGTTTCCCTTTGCCGTCAACCCTATGATCTACAAAGATTGGAAAATGGATAAAAAAATAAACTTCTTATTGATGGGGCAAGTGCATGACCGTGAAGGAAGAGCAATTGATGTTCCAAAAACTCCCCGCGGAAAATACCCATTCAGAGAAGAAGTGCTGATAAAAATGAGGGATGTTGAAGGCTTTGTTTTCAATCCTCACCCCGGGCAAGCGACAAGGTCAAAAAATGCCATCATCAACGAGAAATATGCACAAGAAATCAATAAATCTAAAATTTTTTTTACTTGCGGGTCCATCTATAACTATCCCGTACAAAAATTTTTTGAAGCTCCTGCCTGCAGGTCCTTAATGCTGGCAGAGCCTGCAGATGACATTTCAGAGTTGGGGTTTAAGGACGGACATAACTTTGTTTCATGCAACAAGGATAATTTTTATGAGAAAGCAATGTATTACTTGAAAAACGAAGAGAAAAGGCAGGAGATAACGGATAATGGGTATACGTTTATTCATCAGCATCATACAAACAAAGAAAGAATAAAAAGATTACTGCAGGACATTCAACAATTCATTGAAAGCAAAAAAAATACTTCTTAG
- a CDS encoding ion channel — MGGLFAIAVSLCLLMSFTIFIRTFKERNFLSIDTLLIVIFLYLSILIGFSMIFLILDSSGFEVLVDNGVIMEGTYLDRLHTCLYFSAVTLFSLGYGDVIPIGFGRLLAVLEALIGYVLPAVFVARTVWGLEKGS, encoded by the coding sequence ATGGGAGGGTTATTTGCTATAGCTGTATCGCTGTGTTTGCTGATGAGCTTTACCATCTTCATCCGCACTTTTAAGGAACGAAATTTTCTATCTATAGATACACTGTTAATTGTCATCTTCTTATATCTTTCAATTTTGATTGGCTTTAGTATGATTTTCTTAATTTTGGACTCCAGCGGGTTTGAGGTGCTTGTTGATAATGGGGTTATTATGGAAGGAACCTATCTTGACCGTTTGCATACTTGCCTGTATTTCAGCGCTGTTACTCTTTTTTCATTAGGATACGGAGATGTCATTCCGATCGGGTTTGGCAGACTGCTTGCTGTTCTCGAAGCGCTTATAGGCTATGTTCTGCCTGCTGTTTTTGTTGCAAGAACGGTATGGGGACTGGAAAAAGGGTCATAA
- a CDS encoding YgzB family protein produces the protein MAAKYSSKINKIRTFALSLVFIGFFIMYIGIFFRTSPIVMTIFMMLGLLSIVGSTVVYFWIGMLSTKAVQVTCPSCGKTTKILGRVDMCMYCNEPLTLDPNLEGKDFDEKYNRKTVE, from the coding sequence ATGGCAGCGAAATATTCTAGCAAGATTAATAAAATCCGCACGTTTGCATTGAGTTTAGTCTTTATTGGATTTTTTATTATGTATATTGGCATCTTCTTCAGAACTTCTCCGATTGTCATGACCATATTCATGATGCTCGGGTTATTATCTATAGTAGGAAGCACGGTTGTTTACTTCTGGATCGGCATGCTCTCGACTAAAGCTGTTCAAGTAACATGCCCTTCATGCGGCAAAACAACGAAGATTCTCGGCAGGGTTGATATGTGCATGTATTGCAACGAACCGCTGACGCTGGATCCGAATCTGGAAGGCAAAGACTTTGATGAAAAATACAATCGCAAAACGGTCGAATAA
- the bcp gene encoding thioredoxin-dependent thiol peroxidase: protein MTTQIGQTAPDFELTADNGEKVKLSDFKGKHVILYFYPKDMTPSCTTQACDFRDQHKSFEELDAVILGVSTDAQSKHEKFKAKYDLPFLLLVDENHEAAEKYGVWKLKKNFGKEYMGIERSTFLINKDGELVKEWRKVKVKGHVEEALQYMKENLS, encoded by the coding sequence TTGACAACTCAAATCGGACAAACTGCACCAGATTTTGAACTGACAGCTGATAACGGGGAAAAAGTGAAGCTTTCAGATTTTAAAGGAAAGCATGTCATACTTTATTTTTACCCAAAAGATATGACCCCGAGCTGCACAACTCAGGCATGTGACTTCAGAGATCAGCACAAAAGCTTTGAGGAGCTTGATGCTGTTATTCTTGGAGTCAGTACAGATGCACAGAGCAAGCATGAAAAATTCAAAGCCAAGTACGATCTTCCATTTCTTTTATTGGTGGATGAAAATCACGAAGCTGCTGAAAAATACGGAGTATGGAAGCTGAAGAAAAACTTTGGAAAAGAATATATGGGAATTGAACGTTCAACTTTCCTTATCAATAAGGACGGCGAGCTTGTCAAAGAGTGGCGGAAAGTAAAAGTGAAGGGTCATGTGGAAGAAGCCCTTCAATATATGAAAGAAAATTTGTCATAA